The window AGTGCGCTCTTTGCGCCTGCGCCACCCCAGGTTCATCCGCCAGACGGTGGCGGAGGGGGCATACTGAAGTTTCAAAATCGCCTGTTCTTCCTCCATGGCCTCGGCGTCGGTGTGTTGCAGAATTCCGTGTTCTACGGCGAATTGAAAGGTCGTCTGCATTTCGTACCCCTGGCGCATTCGCTCCTCTTCGTCGGCGGTAATGCGCAGGGCGCGTTTCGTGGAGACGTTGTCGATACGGTAGAGATTGGGGATTTCGAAGGCATCGGAGAGTTTTGTCCCACAAGCGATACATAGCTCGGCGTCGCGCTGGGATTGGAAGTGACCATAGCCACAGTTGGGACAGATCTTGGCATACGTTTTGGGCAGGGTATTGTCCGCCGCCACTTCGGAATCGCTGGAAAGGGTGAGCATTGCACGCACGACTCTGTATTGGCTTCCCTCGTGATAGATGAGACTGAAGGGACCGAACTCGGAAAGCGCCAGAAAACGCGGGCGTGTAAGATAGGTCTCTCCGCCGGCTTTTTTGCTACGACCCGGAATGTAGGCCATGAGCGGCAGGCGGGGAAAGTTGTATCCCGGCAGAAACCCCTGGGATGCCAGGTAGCGATAGGTATAAAAGTCGGAATTGAGGGTCGCTCTTTCCTGAAGAAGAAGTTCTTTCTGCCGATAGGCTTCGTCTAATCGGCTCTTCGCCTCCTTGCGCTCTTTGTGACTTACACTGGAGTCATTCAGGATCTGACTGCTGATCTCGATCTGCGCCGTGGTCGCCTTGTACATGTCACGCCAGCGATCGAGCGCACGATCGAATGCCTCCATCGTGCCGCCGACGACTTTATCCACCCACTCCCCATCGTACCAAGGGGCTTTTTCATGTGTGAGCTCTTCTGAAAGCATGGCGACAATTTTATTGGCTCTTTTGTGGGTACGCATGGTAAGGTCTCGCTCTGACAGAGACACTTCAAGATCGTTTTTGAGAGACATTTCGGACTTTTCCAAATCGAGCAGGCCCCGGATGCTGTTGTCGAGCTTAACTCCGGTTTCAGAAAGCCAGAGGGAGTGGATGTGACTGCGAACAAGATCCTGGTTGGAGAGATCAAGAGTGGGGGCTTTGACCTCTCCATGCACCATGCGCACAGGATCGGAGAAAAAGTACTGATCGTGGGGGCTTTGTGCCGCGCAATAGGTCAGAATCAGCGCCGGTTGGCCGGAACGACCCGCCCGGCCGCTTCGTTGAGCGTAGTTTGCCGGCGTGGGAGGCACATTGCGCAGATAGACGGCATTGAGCGTCGCGATATCGACACCAAGCTCCATCGTCGGAGAGCAGAAGAGCACGGGTAGTTTCGCTTTTCTGAAGCTTTCTTCACGTTTCTCTCGTGTCTCGGCATCGACCTGCGCCGTATGTTCGTGGCTTTCAAAATTGAAGAGCTGGTGTACATCGGAGCCGAGTGCGGCGGCGATGTTGCGATAGAGATCACGGAAGAATGGGTTGTTCGCCGCCTTGGATTTGAGATGTTTTTCCTCTTCACCCTCTTCTACGAGTTTCCATATCAGAGCGTCGCTACTGAGTTGATAGGTATCTATATCGTAGTCGGAATCGGACTTTTCTATGATCCCGTAATTCAGCAATGGCTGCAAAAGTGAAAAGATGATCGCAGGATAGGTATCGTCAGTGATGCGTTCAAAATTTTTCGGATCGGCATTCCATGTCCTGGCCTGCTTGAGAATGCGTCCCAGCCTGGAGCGGCTACTGCCGCTTATCAATATCTCTTTTTCGGCTTTGGATATACCGCGAGGGAGTTTACCGAAATAGAAATAGCGGGAAGAGACCGGCTCCTCGTCTTCGCTAAAAGACCAAGGCTCCTTGAGGTTGGCAAAACTGTCGTTTTTCAATCGCTCCAGGAAGTGAGGATCGAGGTAACGCGATTTGATCGCAAGTCCCTGGCGCATCGTATCTAGCATCTGCTTTAGAACCTCCTTTCGCACTTCAGGAGAAGCCTGTTTGACAAAGTCAGGAGCTTCCTGCCATTCACTCTCATCAGCAGCCACTTCGTCGAGATCTATATAGTCGATATGCAGCAGCCCCAGCTGTTCAAGGTTGGGATTGTTTATGCGCCATCCACGCCTGAGATCGAAATAGAGGCGATATCCCAGCATATTGCGCATCGTCTCTTCGATCTTGCGGCGTAACTGTCCTTTTGCCCCTGCCTTTTCGGGATGGGTAAACTCTGTACGATTGGCTTCTTTGTCGAATCCGAGGGCTTTAAAGACCTCCATGGCAATTGTTTGTTCATTCAAGGTTCGCGCATTGTTGGCAAGCGCTTTGACGAGTGAAGCGCGCAAAAGAAGGATATGGATGAAATCGTTGAAGTGTCCAGCCTGCAAGGATGCGTCCTGGCGATTGTCCGTAAAAGCGAGAATCTTTTTCGCCTCCGGCGGCAATTCTTGATCCCTTTCGTAGAAATAGCGAAGTACCGACATGGTTAGAATCGTCGTAGCAGTGCTTCTTCCTTCTCCACTCAAAGAGGCCAGGCGCGAAGCATCGCGTCCCTGAGCTCCATGGGAAACACCGCAGCTAAGACAGAAACGGAATTTACCAGGGATATACCATCCGTGAATACCTTTCTCATCGATAGCTCCATCAGGTAATACTTTTACCGGTACGGGCTTTTTTTTGACATAATCTTTTTTGAGTCGCGGTTCGGCTCGGGTAAAGTCGATCCAATTTTCCGGATAGTTTTCGATGTTGTCTTCCCAAACCCCATCGGTGTCTGGCATGAAAAATCCAAATTCATTTTCGTTTTCGCCAAGAGTTTCATCAAGCGATCTGGAATCCAAATGGGTACCCTGATTCCATACGGGGAAATATTCCTGTCCGCACTCTCGGCAAAAATGGGTGTGAAAGAGGCGGCGGCGACGGTCACCTGGAACAAACTGTTGTCCCTCGAGCGTTAGATAGCGACTTCCCTCCTCTTCCAAAGTGGCATAGAGATTGCCAGCGCCGGAAATGAACTGATGGAGCCTGAATGCAAAAAAGGAGTGACCATCTTTTTGAGTTTTATAGGCAGCAAGAAGAAATTTGGAGAGCTGTTTCCTGCAAAAGTCTATGTCATCGCATTGTAGATCGGAAGCAAGTTTTTTCGCCGCTGCCTCTATTGTGATTGGTTTGGCACGCACCCATTTATTCTCTTTCAGTTCAAGCCCCATTGTCAGCTCAACCCATATCGCCAAGGGGTTATGAATCAATTCACCGTAGGCATACTCCTCTTTGACTTGGGAGACCGCTTCTTCGAGCTGGGGCAATATATCTTCTTTCATCAGAAACGGATCGGTGGCACGTTCGAGCGTTTCGGTAATGATGTTTTCAACCCTTACTTCAGCCCCGAAAAGTCGGCCGGCTACATCCGCAACTACTTTGTTTCGTTCCTCCTCCGTCCCTTCACTCGCCATCGTCGCGGAGGTGCCGATGCAAAGCAAATCGGGATTTAGCCGTTCGCGCACACGGCGAATAAGCATCGCCACATCCGCCCCTTGGCGTCCTCTGTAAGTATGCAACTCATCGAGCACCAGAAACTCCAACCCTTCCGCATTGCGAATAACCGATTTGTCGACATCATCCTGCCGGATTAGCAAAAGTTCCAGCATCATGAAGTTCGTCAGCAGTATATCCGGCGGATTGCTTGCGATACGTTGACGCTCTTCGCTATTCTCCTGCCCCGTATAACGGGCATAGGTTACCGGCCTATCTTCACCAAAGTCCTGAAAAAATTTTTCGAGTTCCTCGATCTGGCTGTTTGCGAGAGCATTCATCGGGTAGATGATGATTGCACTGGTTTTTGGCGTCGGATCTTTTTCTTTTTCATGCAAAATGCGATCGACGATGGGGATAAAGTAACTCAATGACTTACCAGACCCGGTGCCTGTGGTAAGAACATAGCTTTCTTCTCTTTTCGCGATAGCGATGGCTTGTTCCTGATGCGTATGTAGGCGAAGACTCGCTCCAGCAAATTGTTTATTCTTTCCAAGCCGAAAAATTTGCCCACACTGTCTGTGCAACGCTCCTCTATCCACCAACTCATCTACGGTGGAAGCCGGTTTGAAATGGGGATTGATCTGAACAAGAGGAGCAGGCCAGTAACGCTGTTGTTCATGCTCATGCTCAATAAATTTTTTTATATCTTCAGCTTTGATTTTTGAGTAACCGGTTGAAAAACGGCGATACTCATCTATTACGAATTCACGTAAAGCAAATGCATTCATTTTTTTCCTCTATGCCTACTGGCTCTAATAGATTCGTCACTATAAAAAAGATTATACAAATTCTTTGCTTTCAAAAAATATTTTCTATTGTGTTTCGTCAAATTATAGTGCCACCAGAGCACCTGCACAATGTACAACACATGAAATATGATCTGACACCAGCAGTGATCGAGGAGTAGATGAAAGAGGTAATCGGCGAGTTGACGTTAGAGAATATGGCCCTCTTGTGAAAACGAATCGGTGGCAAAGCAATCTCTCTATTCGGGATAACGCCCGTGGCAGCGTTTCATTTAGCTGCTTAGGTGTGCAGAAAAATGGGGGAATCAGGGACTGCATCCGCAAACTCAAGGCGGCGGAAGCGAATATGGAGGAATAGAATCCGGGCAATCCGATTTTGAAGGCAAACAGGATACAATTTCGAAATATTGATTCTTTGGAGAGACGATGAAATCTTTTTTGATGAACGGATACAGGATCGATCATGCCGACCAGCTGAGTGCGGACGACGTAAATTTGATTAAGGAGCACATCGCGTTCAGCAAAGGCGAAAAGGCGGCAGGGGAAGAGAATGGAGAGTTCGAGGTGACACGGACAGGCAGTTGAGCCTCATTCTTTCGATCGCCGTGACCCGTATGGCCGAAAAGGCAATCAGCCTCGACGAGGCAGCTCCACTGGTCGAGAGCCCCGAATTCAACATGCTTCTTTTTTCGCGGACAACCTCTACCATACCGCAGAGAAAGAGGAGATCGCCGAGGTGATGGAAATCTACAAGAGCCTCGATGAGGTTCCGTCGGAGAGCTGACCGCCCTCCTCTTCTTTTTTCTTTCCCTCTTTTTCTTCTTTAGTTATATATTATATATTATATATATGGAGCACCCCTCGCGAAGCCCTTGATTTGGGGCTCCAGAGCCATTTTGCCCGTCACCAATATGTTTACAACTCGCCCTGAAGTGTCACCTTTTATTAGGATTAACCCCTCAAAACGTCACCCTTTGTTTGGAAGAACGCGATCATTTGTGAGATTTTCAAACTCCCATTTTTCGGGCTTTCTGAAAGAGATCTTTTTCTGCGTCACCTTTTATTGTGAACAATTCCTTCAAGCGTCACCAATTTGTTTACAACTCTCTTCAAAACGTCACCTTTTATTAGGATTAACCCCCCAAACGTCACCAATTTGTTTACAACTCATTCGAAGCGTCACCTTTTATTAGGAACAACTCATTCGAAGCGTCACCAATTTGTTTACAACTTTCCCTGAAGTGTCACCTTTTATTAGGAATATAGAACTGGAACGGTTCAACAATGTGTGCAGCCGCCAAAAATAACAGCAACGGAAGTCTTTTAGCCTTAATTTTGCAAAAATTGCATATAATCATATTGTTGTTTTCAATGAAAAGTAGCGCTTGACTGTATGTTCCCAATAAATATCAAGTTCAATCTAAAAATGGATCATCCAAACAAACATTAAGTCGCACCTCACTCGCTATATGATTCCCACTTTTCTTTTATGATTCAGCCGATTGAGAATGGATGCGGTCAAAGTTTCGTCATAATTATTGTGTTTTAAAAATTGTGATGGTCTCTTTCTTTTTTTAATATTTTAATCTTTAGAGTTTTACGGAAGTGCAGCCTTCGTTTGTTAGGGGGCTGGAGAGAACCGTAATGGACTTCTGTAATGATTTAGTGGTCTTTAGTAATGGAGTTGTGGACCTTTGTAGTTTCATAATGGACCTTTGTGTTGAAGAATGGACTTTTGTAATCATGCAATGGAAAAGAAGTTTGAAAAATTGGACATCTGTAATCATTTTACCCTTTGTGGCATGCGGAATATGTAGCTATCCGTGTGATTCTGATGTCCGATCATTAAAAAAGTCCGCAATGCAATTACAAGAGTCCATTACAGTGACGAATTTTTCATAAATTCCGGTGATCCGGTAAGGTTTAGCATTATAAAAGTCCACTAACGGCCAATGAATGCAATTACAAAAGTCCATTTAAAACGACTATTCCATTACAAAAGTCCACTAAAATCGCATTAATGGACTTCTGTAATTACAAAATGGACTGATATAATGAAAATATGGACCGATATAATGGCGTCTATGATACAATATTTCCATATTTACAAAGTTCCGGGAAAGGATATAGTTGTGGACGATAAACGGGTACCCGCCTCTCATCACTCCAGAAAGAAAAAGATCCACATCATACAAAAAGAATCCGCACTGACGGCCATCTATGCATCTGGCAACCTGACTGCGTCGCAAAAGAAGGTGTTCAACGCGTTTCTTTACATCGGAAAAAATTTCATCAACAGCAATATACAGGGTGTTGAAGACGGCATCACCGTGCCGGTGGCGATGCTCAAAAACATCATCGGGGATAAAAGCAACAACTACACCTTTTTGAAAAAGACCGTGGAATCACTCCAGGATTTTACGGTCGAGACCAACGTGCTGGGGAAGGACAAGCAGGTGTGGGACCGTTTCAGTCTCGTCGCCGGGGCGACCATCAAGGACGGGATGCTCACCTACTCTTTCCCGCATCAGATCGTGGAGGCATTGAAAAATCCTAAAATGTACGTGACGCTCGACCTGGACGAGATCAATCGCATCGAGCGCAAACATGCCATATCTCTTTACGAGATCATCGAGGATTTCAAAAAACTTCCCAATCTCCCCAAATGGAGCATCGACGATTTCAGGCGGGCATTGGACATTCCGGAGGATCGCTACAAATCCTTTAGGGACCTTCACCGCCGTGTCATCGCGCCCGCGGTCAAAGAGATCAACGAAAAGTTCGGCATGGGGCTGGAATACATTCTTTACAGCAATTTGCTGGCCATCCATTCGAGGGAAATAGATCCGGAAACGGGCGGACTGGCTGAGAATGGGCAGGAGATGATGTCGAAACGGAAACGGCTGCCGCGCATCACCCATATCCAATTCGTCTTGACGAAAGAGAAGGCGCAACAGAGAATGGAGTACAAGCAGTTCATCCAGGATATGCGGCAACAGTACAAACCATTGCCCGAAGAGGGGCATTTTCCCGTCATCGAAACCCTCGACGGCAAAGAGCTTCGCCTCGACGCGACGGGACGACTCTACTTTTCGATCGTGGGAGAGCACGGGATGGAGATCGAAGAGCTGACACCGGAGAAGTCGGACAGACTCTGGAAAGAGCTTTGGAAAAAATATCTCAACGGTTCGAAAAAAGAGCTGGGGGCACGTAAATGAATCTCTACAATTTCGATATAGAACGCGCCGTTTTGAGCACGCTGGTGTTCGAACCGGCCCGCTTGAAGGATCTCGAGCCCCTCCCCTCCCCTTCTCTGTTCTATCACCCTTTTCACCGAGCCATGATGACGACCATATTTTCACTGTACGACGAGGACAAGCCAATCGACGAACGTTTCGTTCAGGCAAATCTGATGCAGACGGGAGAGTTCGACGAAGTGGCGTTTCTGGATGTGCTCGGCACCACGCCGGTCGCCACCTTGTCCGCCTATATCGAAATATTGAGGGATCTGACGGTGAAACGGGGCATCTACGAATTTTCGATCGAAGCCAGAAAGCATCTGGAAGAGAACACCCTCCCCTCTTCCCAGATTCTCGAATGGGTCGAACAGCGTGTGTACGAAATCTCTTCCGATGAGACGGGAAGCGGTTTCGTCGCACTGGAAGAAGCGCTGGCCGCCTCCATCCGGCAGATTGAAATCACCAGCTCCCGCCAGGACGGGCTGATCGGTATCGATACGGGTCTGATGCACCTCAATGCTTTGAGCAGCGGTTTCGGCGAAGGTGAGCTCATCATTTTGGCGGCCAGGCCCTCGATGGGCAAGAGTTCGCTGGCGATCGAGTTCATGCTGGGATCGAGCAGGCTTGGCCACGGGGTGGCATTTTTCTCGCTCGAGATGCCCAAAGAGCAGATAGCGTTGCGGATGATGAGCATCGAAAGTGGATTGCCGCTGCAGCGCATACGCCATTCTCGGCTCGATTCCCGGGAACGGAAACTACTTGAGTCGGCCAGACGAAAACTCGCCGCGAGGCCGATCATGATCGACGATACGGGAACGATGACACTGCGCCAGATCCGTACTAAACTCAGAAGGATCGTGGCGAAAAATCCGACCGTCAAACTGGCCATTATCGACTATCTGCAGCTCATCACCAGCGACGATCGCAAAGACAGACACATTCAGGTCGGAGAGATCACGAGAGGGTTGAAACTTCTTGCCAGAGAATTGAATATCGCCATCATCGCACTCTCCCAGCTCAACAGGGCGCTGGAAACACGCGTAGACAAACGGCCCATACTGAGCGACCTGCGGGAATCCGGCTCCATCGAACAGGATGCCGATTTGATCCTGTTCATCTACCGCGAAGACGTTTACAAAAAACAGGAGGAGAAACGCAAAGAGGAGGAGTACAGAAAGAAGGGCATTCCCTATCATGCCAGCATGAAAGAGGATAAAATTTCAAAAGCGGAGCTGATCATCGGTAAACAGCGCAACGGCCCTTTGGGTGTCGTGCCGCTCGAATTCCACAAAGAGACCACCTCGTTCAAGGAACCGTCGAGGGAACCGGTCACGATAATCGAATACCAAGATGAATAAGTTTATAATGTTTGAAATAAAACGAAGGTGTAAATATTGATCATTACGGTCGCCCATACGAAAGGTGGAGTCGGAAAATCGTTGATAGCGTGGAACCTGGCCATTGCGCTCGGTGCCAAAGTGATCGATCTCGATTTTCAGCAGACGCTTCTGTTCGCCAATGCCATTAGGGAACAGAATGGCTTGAAGCCAATCGACGTGCAGCAGATAGAGACGCTCGAGGATTTTTTCAGATTTTACGAAAACCAGAACGAAAAGAGCAGGGTGGTCATCGACGTAGGGGGGTTCGATTCGGATCTTACGAGAATGGCGCTCTATGTTGCGGATATCGTCTTGACGCCGGCATCCGAACGCCTCACGGAGCTTGCCGGGTTGATGAAATTCGACGAGATCGTAACGCAGGTTTCACAGAATGTCGATGTGGAAATAACCAGCCATGTGGTCGTCAACAACGTCAGCCCCAACGCGAAAGATTTTTCGATAATCGAGGCGTTCGTCGAGGAAAAAAACAATTTCAGGCTTTTGAACTCGATACTCCATCAGAGGGCGGACTACTATAAGTCGCTTGCGGAAGGCAAGTCGGTTATGGAGTTGAAAAACTCTAAAGCGAAAAAAGAGTTCAAGGCATTTGTGAAAGAGATCAAAAAGGTTATCAAGCATGGCGAAAAAAAAGATTAGTCTCGAAGCGTTGAAAAAGGCCAGTAAAATGGCTCATCTGCAGACGAAGGAGCAAGAGAAAGAAGTTTCGCATGCGAAACTTCCGGAAATCGAGATCGGTAAAATCGTCGAGAACCCTTATCAGCCCAGACTCTCCATCGATGAATCGGAACTGAAAGAACTGATGGAATCGATTCGAAGACACGGCCTGCTTCAGCCACTCGTGGTTTCGCGAATGGAAGATGGCGGCTATCAGCTGATAGCCGGACACAGACGTTTTGAAGCCTGTAAACGACTGGGCAAAAAAAGCGTTGTGTGCGTGGAGGTCGAGAAGAACGTGGAGAGTGACGAAGTTAGGCATCTTCTTTCCCTCGCGCTACAGGAGAACATCCAAAGAGTCGATCTCGCGCCGCTGGAAATCGCCGTCTCGTTAAAGTCAGCTCTGGACAGCGAGGCATTCGCCACGATGGAAGAACTGGCCATGGGAATAGGCAAGTCCAAATCGTTCGTAAGCAAGGTGCTGTCGTTGCTGAAACTTGATGATTATATCGTGGAAGATCTGGCACGGAGTAGGGCGGTAGGCGATATCGAAGCACTCTATATGCTCCAAAAAATCGACGACAAAAAGACCCAGAGGAAACTTTACGACGCTCTGAAAAATGGCGAAATAGGACGCAAGGAAATAAAGTCCATCCTGCAAAAAGGTGAAAAAGTTTCGCATGCGAAACCGGTCTACAGAATTCGCAAAACCGGGAAAAAACTGAATATGCAGTTCAATGGCGGATCGATGGACGAAACGACTCTTGAGGCTATTCGGGAAGAGATCGAAAAGATTCTACAGAAATATGCAGTGGAGGAGAAATAGGGCAGGGTAGGGGTGCTTGGCCGTTATCGAGGATGAATATAGATCATTTGAGTTCGCGATCACGACCGGCGATGCTTTCCTATGCGCCAAACGGTTTGAATTGGAGTTTTGGCTGGATGGAAACCGGATT of the Hydrogenimonas cancrithermarum genome contains:
- a CDS encoding DEAD/DEAH box helicase, whose product is MNAFALREFVIDEYRRFSTGYSKIKAEDIKKFIEHEHEQQRYWPAPLVQINPHFKPASTVDELVDRGALHRQCGQIFRLGKNKQFAGASLRLHTHQEQAIAIAKREESYVLTTGTGSGKSLSYFIPIVDRILHEKEKDPTPKTSAIIIYPMNALANSQIEELEKFFQDFGEDRPVTYARYTGQENSEERQRIASNPPDILLTNFMMLELLLIRQDDVDKSVIRNAEGLEFLVLDELHTYRGRQGADVAMLIRRVRERLNPDLLCIGTSATMASEGTEEERNKVVADVAGRLFGAEVRVENIITETLERATDPFLMKEDILPQLEEAVSQVKEEYAYGELIHNPLAIWVELTMGLELKENKWVRAKPITIEAAAKKLASDLQCDDIDFCRKQLSKFLLAAYKTQKDGHSFFAFRLHQFISGAGNLYATLEEEGSRYLTLEGQQFVPGDRRRRLFHTHFCRECGQEYFPVWNQGTHLDSRSLDETLGENENEFGFFMPDTDGVWEDNIENYPENWIDFTRAEPRLKKDYVKKKPVPVKVLPDGAIDEKGIHGWYIPGKFRFCLSCGVSHGAQGRDASRLASLSGEGRSTATTILTMSVLRYFYERDQELPPEAKKILAFTDNRQDASLQAGHFNDFIHILLLRASLVKALANNARTLNEQTIAMEVFKALGFDKEANRTEFTHPEKAGAKGQLRRKIEETMRNMLGYRLYFDLRRGWRINNPNLEQLGLLHIDYIDLDEVAADESEWQEAPDFVKQASPEVRKEVLKQMLDTMRQGLAIKSRYLDPHFLERLKNDSFANLKEPWSFSEDEEPVSSRYFYFGKLPRGISKAEKEILISGSSRSRLGRILKQARTWNADPKNFERITDDTYPAIIFSLLQPLLNYGIIEKSDSDYDIDTYQLSSDALIWKLVEEGEEEKHLKSKAANNPFFRDLYRNIAAALGSDVHQLFNFESHEHTAQVDAETREKREESFRKAKLPVLFCSPTMELGVDIATLNAVYLRNVPPTPANYAQRSGRAGRSGQPALILTYCAAQSPHDQYFFSDPVRMVHGEVKAPTLDLSNQDLVRSHIHSLWLSETGVKLDNSIRGLLDLEKSEMSLKNDLEVSLSERDLTMRTHKRANKIVAMLSEELTHEKAPWYDGEWVDKVVGGTMEAFDRALDRWRDMYKATTAQIEISSQILNDSSVSHKERKEAKSRLDEAYRQKELLLQERATLNSDFYTYRYLASQGFLPGYNFPRLPLMAYIPGRSKKAGGETYLTRPRFLALSEFGPFSLIYHEGSQYRVVRAMLTLSSDSEVAADNTLPKTYAKICPNCGYGHFQSQRDAELCIACGTKLSDAFEIPNLYRIDNVSTKRALRITADEEERMRQGYEMQTTFQFAVEHGILQHTDAEAMEEEQAILKLQYAPSATVWRMNLGWRRRKERTILGFNIDPVTGYWTKGEEPDSDGAPDPDVVRAERIVPFVEDRRNILIVHPAEQMDEVEMITLQYALKRGIESVFQLEESELMVEPLPNKETRNAILFYEASEGGAGVLTRLAHDAQALSRVAGRALQIMHFEVKERCTIENLKEITQPDGTPICEAGCYKCLLSYYNQPDHGKIDRKNEKVLALLCRLTAAAVVQEETPLEVAEHAGLNSLQKALEELMIEMGLPLPDRWNTKAAGFKVDALYIQSQVALLLSSADEKVLETLEDHGYIPLFLGDDPKHWKERLNRNKELLEGVSL
- a CDS encoding replication initiation protein, which translates into the protein MDDKRVPASHHSRKKKIHIIQKESALTAIYASGNLTASQKKVFNAFLYIGKNFINSNIQGVEDGITVPVAMLKNIIGDKSNNYTFLKKTVESLQDFTVETNVLGKDKQVWDRFSLVAGATIKDGMLTYSFPHQIVEALKNPKMYVTLDLDEINRIERKHAISLYEIIEDFKKLPNLPKWSIDDFRRALDIPEDRYKSFRDLHRRVIAPAVKEINEKFGMGLEYILYSNLLAIHSREIDPETGGLAENGQEMMSKRKRLPRITHIQFVLTKEKAQQRMEYKQFIQDMRQQYKPLPEEGHFPVIETLDGKELRLDATGRLYFSIVGEHGMEIEELTPEKSDRLWKELWKKYLNGSKKELGARK
- the dnaB gene encoding replicative DNA helicase, with translation MNLYNFDIERAVLSTLVFEPARLKDLEPLPSPSLFYHPFHRAMMTTIFSLYDEDKPIDERFVQANLMQTGEFDEVAFLDVLGTTPVATLSAYIEILRDLTVKRGIYEFSIEARKHLEENTLPSSQILEWVEQRVYEISSDETGSGFVALEEALAASIRQIEITSSRQDGLIGIDTGLMHLNALSSGFGEGELIILAARPSMGKSSLAIEFMLGSSRLGHGVAFFSLEMPKEQIALRMMSIESGLPLQRIRHSRLDSRERKLLESARRKLAARPIMIDDTGTMTLRQIRTKLRRIVAKNPTVKLAIIDYLQLITSDDRKDRHIQVGEITRGLKLLARELNIAIIALSQLNRALETRVDKRPILSDLRESGSIEQDADLILFIYREDVYKKQEEKRKEEEYRKKGIPYHASMKEDKISKAELIIGKQRNGPLGVVPLEFHKETTSFKEPSREPVTIIEYQDE
- a CDS encoding ParA family protein; translation: MIITVAHTKGGVGKSLIAWNLAIALGAKVIDLDFQQTLLFANAIREQNGLKPIDVQQIETLEDFFRFYENQNEKSRVVIDVGGFDSDLTRMALYVADIVLTPASERLTELAGLMKFDEIVTQVSQNVDVEITSHVVVNNVSPNAKDFSIIEAFVEEKNNFRLLNSILHQRADYYKSLAEGKSVMELKNSKAKKEFKAFVKEIKKVIKHGEKKD
- a CDS encoding ParB/RepB/Spo0J family partition protein, with protein sequence MAKKKISLEALKKASKMAHLQTKEQEKEVSHAKLPEIEIGKIVENPYQPRLSIDESELKELMESIRRHGLLQPLVVSRMEDGGYQLIAGHRRFEACKRLGKKSVVCVEVEKNVESDEVRHLLSLALQENIQRVDLAPLEIAVSLKSALDSEAFATMEELAMGIGKSKSFVSKVLSLLKLDDYIVEDLARSRAVGDIEALYMLQKIDDKKTQRKLYDALKNGEIGRKEIKSILQKGEKVSHAKPVYRIRKTGKKLNMQFNGGSMDETTLEAIREEIEKILQKYAVEEK